A window from Pseudomonas sp. Tri1 encodes these proteins:
- a CDS encoding amidohydrolase: MRDLTALPNLNVALVQTTLAWHDRQANLEHFEGLLAQARGADLIILPEMFTTGFSMESERLAEPEHGPAHKWLKAQAAKLDAVITGSVIIQAADGSHRNRLLWARPDGEVLHYDKRHLFRMAGEHNHYTPGERQVLFELKGWRIRPLICYDLRFPVWSRDAEDTDLLLYTANWPGARRQHWNRLLPARAIENLCYVAAVNRIGTDGKGFAYTGDSQVLDFQGETLLSAGEADGVFTVCLNAVDLAAYRARFPANLDADRFEFI; the protein is encoded by the coding sequence ATGCGTGATCTGACTGCGTTGCCCAACCTGAATGTGGCGCTGGTCCAGACCACCCTGGCCTGGCACGACCGCCAGGCCAACCTGGAGCATTTCGAAGGTTTGCTTGCACAGGCGCGTGGCGCGGACCTGATCATCCTGCCGGAAATGTTCACCACGGGGTTTTCCATGGAGTCCGAGCGCCTGGCGGAGCCGGAGCACGGCCCTGCGCACAAGTGGCTCAAGGCCCAGGCGGCGAAGCTGGACGCGGTCATCACCGGTAGTGTGATCATTCAGGCGGCGGACGGCAGCCACCGCAATCGTCTGCTCTGGGCGCGCCCGGACGGCGAGGTATTGCATTACGACAAGCGCCATCTGTTTCGCATGGCCGGGGAGCACAACCATTACACGCCGGGCGAGCGCCAGGTGCTGTTCGAACTCAAGGGCTGGCGCATTCGCCCGCTGATTTGCTACGACCTGCGCTTCCCGGTCTGGAGCCGTGACGCCGAGGACACCGACCTGTTGCTGTACACCGCCAACTGGCCAGGCGCCCGGCGCCAGCATTGGAATCGGCTGCTGCCGGCCCGGGCAATCGAGAACCTGTGCTACGTGGCGGCAGTGAACCGCATCGGCACCGACGGCAAGGGTTTCGCCTACACCGGTGATAGTCAGGTGCTGGATTTCCAGGGCGAGACTCTGCTCAGTGCCGGCGAGGCAGACGGGGTGTTCACGGTGTGCTTGAACGCGGTGGACCTGGCAGCGTATCGGGCGCGGTTTCCGGCGAACCTGGATGCCGACCGCTTCGAATTCATCTGA
- a CDS encoding peptidoglycan DD-metalloendopeptidase family protein, which yields MPRYLAPLLLLCLTFNAHADSYISRLLNKPVPGGVAVVDLGSAAKAPKASYQGKPVLVVKEQDNWLAIVGIPLTVQPGTQQISSGGSTQPFVVGYKKYPEQHITLKNKRQVNPNPADLKRIDAELAVQLKAYRSFSPNIPSNLLLDKPVNGPLSSKFGVRRFFNGEERNPHAGLDFAVPAGTPIKTPAAGKVILTGNYFFNGNTVFVDHGQGFISMFCHMSKIDVKVGQQLARGTVVGKVGATGRATGPHMHWNISLNDARVDPAIFIGAFQP from the coding sequence ATGCCGCGATATCTCGCCCCATTGCTCCTGCTGTGCCTGACCTTCAACGCCCACGCCGACAGCTACATCAGCCGCCTGTTGAACAAACCGGTGCCCGGCGGCGTGGCCGTGGTGGACCTGGGCAGCGCGGCCAAGGCGCCGAAAGCCAGTTACCAGGGCAAACCGGTGCTGGTGGTCAAGGAGCAGGACAACTGGCTGGCGATTGTCGGCATCCCGCTGACAGTTCAACCCGGCACCCAGCAGATCAGCAGTGGCGGCAGCACCCAGCCGTTCGTGGTCGGCTATAAAAAGTACCCGGAACAACACATCACCCTGAAGAATAAACGCCAGGTCAACCCAAACCCGGCAGACCTCAAGCGCATCGACGCCGAACTGGCCGTGCAACTGAAGGCCTACCGCAGCTTCAGCCCGAACATCCCCAGCAACCTGCTGCTGGACAAACCGGTCAACGGCCCGCTGTCGAGCAAGTTCGGCGTGCGTCGGTTCTTCAACGGCGAAGAACGCAACCCCCACGCCGGCCTGGACTTCGCCGTGCCCGCCGGCACGCCGATCAAGACCCCGGCCGCCGGCAAAGTGATCCTCACCGGCAATTACTTCTTCAATGGCAACACGGTATTCGTCGATCACGGCCAAGGCTTCATCAGCATGTTCTGCCACATGTCGAAGATCGACGTGAAGGTCGGCCAGCAACTGGCCCGCGGCACGGTGGTGGGCAAGGTCGGCGCCACCGGCCGGGCGACCGGGCCGCACATGCACTGGAACATCAGTCTGAACGATGCGCGGGTGGATCCGGCGATTTTCATTGGGGCGTTTCAGCCCTGA
- the guaB gene encoding IMP dehydrogenase, which translates to MLRISQEALTFDDILLVPGYSEVLPNEVSLKTRLTRGIELNIPLVSAAMDTVTEARLAIAMAQEGGIGIIHKNMTIEQQAAEVRKVKRFEAGVVKDPITIEADATVRDLFELTRMHNISGVPVLHDGDLVGIVTSRDVRFENRLDATVRQVMTPKERLVTVKEGTSKDEVRELLHKHRIERVLIVDDKFALKGMMTVNDIEKAKAYPLASKDDQGRLRVGAAVGTGKDTGDRVAALVTAGVDVVVVDTAHGHSKGVIDRVRWVKQNFPEVQVIGGNIATGAAAKALAEAGADAVKVGIGPGSICTTRIVAGVGVPQISAIANVAAALEGTGVPLIADGGIRFSGDLSKAIVAGASCVMMGSMFAGTEEAPGEIELFQGRSYKAYRGMGSLGAMSQAQGSSDRYFQDSSAGAEKLVPEGIEGRVPYKGTLSAIIHQLMGGLRSSMGYTGSANIEEMRTKPEFVRITGAGMAESHVHDVQITKEAPNYRVG; encoded by the coding sequence ATGCTGCGTATCAGCCAAGAAGCTCTGACCTTCGACGACATTCTCCTAGTGCCCGGTTATTCCGAAGTACTGCCTAACGAAGTCAGTCTCAAAACCCGTCTCACCCGTGGCATCGAACTGAATATACCGTTGGTTTCCGCCGCCATGGACACCGTGACTGAAGCCCGTCTGGCCATTGCCATGGCCCAGGAAGGCGGTATCGGTATCATCCACAAGAACATGACCATCGAACAGCAGGCCGCCGAAGTGCGCAAGGTCAAGCGGTTCGAGGCTGGCGTGGTCAAGGACCCGATCACCATCGAGGCTGACGCCACGGTTCGCGATCTGTTCGAACTGACCCGCATGCACAACATCTCCGGCGTTCCGGTGCTGCACGATGGCGACCTGGTCGGCATCGTCACCTCCCGCGACGTGCGCTTCGAGAACCGCCTGGATGCCACCGTCCGTCAAGTGATGACGCCTAAAGAGCGCCTGGTCACGGTCAAGGAAGGCACCAGCAAGGACGAAGTCCGCGAATTGCTGCACAAGCACCGCATCGAGCGCGTGCTGATCGTCGACGACAAATTCGCCCTCAAGGGCATGATGACCGTCAACGACATCGAAAAAGCCAAGGCTTACCCGCTGGCCAGCAAGGACGACCAGGGGCGTCTGCGTGTAGGCGCAGCGGTCGGCACCGGCAAGGACACCGGTGATCGTGTCGCGGCCCTGGTGACGGCTGGCGTCGATGTGGTGGTGGTCGACACCGCTCACGGCCATTCCAAAGGCGTGATCGACCGCGTTCGTTGGGTCAAGCAGAACTTCCCGGAAGTGCAGGTGATCGGCGGCAACATCGCCACCGGCGCTGCCGCCAAGGCCCTGGCCGAAGCTGGTGCCGACGCAGTCAAGGTCGGTATCGGCCCTGGCTCGATCTGCACCACCCGTATCGTTGCCGGTGTCGGCGTGCCGCAGATCAGCGCCATCGCCAACGTCGCCGCTGCCCTTGAAGGCACTGGCGTACCGTTGATCGCCGACGGCGGCATCCGGTTCTCCGGTGACCTGTCCAAGGCCATCGTCGCCGGTGCCTCCTGTGTGATGATGGGTTCGATGTTCGCCGGTACCGAAGAAGCACCGGGCGAGATCGAACTGTTCCAGGGCCGTAGCTACAAGGCCTACCGCGGCATGGGTTCGCTGGGCGCCATGTCCCAGGCCCAGGGCTCTTCCGACCGTTACTTCCAGGACTCCTCCGCGGGTGCCGAGAAGCTGGTGCCGGAAGGTATCGAAGGGCGCGTGCCGTACAAAGGCACCCTGAGCGCCATCATCCATCAACTGATGGGTGGCCTGCGTTCTTCCATGGGCTACACCGGCAGCGCCAACATCGAAGAGATGCGCACCAAGCCGGAATTCGTGCGTATCACCGGTGCCGGCATGGCCGAGTCCCATGTCCACGACGTACAGATCACCAAGGAAGCGCCGAACTACCGAGTAGGTTAA
- a CDS encoding transposase: MTILNSPTVIGIDVAKAEIVVYREDLKITQAIANNREALGRWLKTLPAQSSIALEATSFYHLDTAELAHGMGFHVYVVDPYRVAHYRESIGLRAKTDPCDARLLARYLTNEQARLRIWSPPPEAYKVLKNLLRKRAALIKARVSIVLSFSNEPCLKDILARQLEVFKESDQAIQKLMREASQAVGITENINRCKAIEGIGELTAIGLATAFMRGHFVSGDAFIAFLGMDLRPKDSGKKHSPRHLSKKGDGELRRLAHNAAMAACRSPAWKPYYEAFLARGLARTQALVILARKLCRVAFALMKNQSEYQPNSRLQGSPAT, encoded by the coding sequence ATGACAATCCTTAACTCACCAACGGTTATTGGTATCGATGTAGCGAAGGCCGAAATCGTCGTTTACCGCGAAGACCTGAAAATCACTCAAGCCATCGCCAACAATCGCGAAGCTCTTGGCCGGTGGCTCAAAACGCTACCAGCCCAAAGCTCGATTGCGCTGGAAGCCACCAGTTTTTATCACCTGGACACAGCTGAGCTGGCCCATGGAATGGGGTTTCATGTTTACGTTGTGGATCCTTATCGGGTGGCCCATTACCGTGAAAGTATTGGGCTGCGGGCTAAAACTGATCCTTGTGATGCGCGTTTGCTGGCTCGTTATCTAACGAACGAGCAAGCAAGGCTGCGTATCTGGAGCCCACCTCCAGAAGCCTACAAAGTGTTAAAAAACCTGCTTAGAAAACGTGCGGCACTCATCAAGGCCCGTGTCAGTATCGTGCTGAGTTTTTCGAACGAACCGTGCCTAAAGGACATCTTGGCCCGGCAGTTGGAGGTCTTCAAAGAGTCCGATCAGGCCATTCAGAAGCTAATGCGTGAGGCCAGCCAAGCGGTAGGGATCACTGAAAACATCAACCGCTGCAAAGCCATTGAAGGGATTGGTGAACTGACGGCCATTGGCTTGGCGACCGCATTCATGCGCGGTCACTTTGTCAGTGGCGATGCATTCATTGCTTTCTTGGGGATGGATTTGCGTCCAAAAGACTCAGGGAAGAAGCACAGTCCTCGTCACTTGAGCAAAAAAGGGGACGGGGAGCTACGACGCCTGGCGCACAACGCCGCGATGGCGGCCTGTCGGTCTCCTGCCTGGAAACCTTACTATGAGGCCTTCTTGGCACGAGGCCTGGCCAGAACTCAGGCCTTGGTTATCCTTGCCCGCAAGTTGTGTCGGGTAGCATTCGCCCTGATGAAAAATCAGAGCGAATACCAACCAAATTCACGGTTGCAGGGTTCCCCTGCAACATAG
- the guaA gene encoding glutamine-hydrolyzing GMP synthase, producing the protein MALDIHAHRILILDFGSQYTQLIARRVREIGVYCELHPFDMDDEAIREFAPKGVILAGGPESVHEANSPRCPQAVFDLGVPVFGICYGMQTMAEQLGGKVEGSDLREFGYARVDVVGKSRLLDGIEDHIDADGLFGLDVWMSHGDKVTKMPEDFHILASTPSCPIAGMFNDDRRYYGVQFHPEVTHTKQGGRILSRFILDICECEALWTPSKIAEDAIAQVRAQVGTDNVLLGLSGGVDSSVVAALLHKAIGDQLTCVFVDNGLLRLHEGEQVMAMFAENMGVKVIRANAEEQFLNNLAGESDPEKKRKIIGRTFIDVFDAESCKLDNIKYLAQGTIYPDVIESAGAKSGKAHVIKSHHNVGGLPEEMNLKLVEPLRELFKDEVRRLGLELGLPYDMVYRHPFPGPGLGVRILGEVKKEYADLLRRADHIFIEELRKADWYHKVSQAFVVFQPVKSVGVVGDGRRYAWVVALRAVETIDFMTARWAHLPYELLETVSGRIINEIEGISRVTYDVSSKPPATIEWE; encoded by the coding sequence ATGGCCCTCGACATTCACGCTCACCGCATCCTGATCCTCGACTTCGGTTCCCAGTACACCCAACTGATCGCCCGCCGCGTGCGTGAAATCGGCGTGTACTGCGAATTGCATCCGTTCGACATGGATGATGAAGCGATTCGCGAATTCGCGCCTAAAGGCGTCATCCTCGCCGGCGGCCCCGAGTCCGTGCACGAAGCCAACAGCCCGCGCTGCCCGCAAGCGGTGTTCGACCTGGGCGTGCCGGTCTTCGGTATCTGCTACGGCATGCAGACCATGGCTGAACAACTGGGCGGCAAGGTAGAAGGCTCCGACCTGCGTGAGTTCGGTTACGCCCGCGTTGACGTGGTCGGCAAGAGCCGCCTGCTGGACGGCATCGAGGACCATATCGACGCCGACGGCCTGTTCGGCCTCGACGTGTGGATGAGCCACGGTGACAAGGTCACCAAGATGCCGGAAGACTTCCACATCCTGGCCAGCACCCCGAGCTGCCCGATTGCCGGCATGTTCAACGATGACCGCCGTTACTACGGTGTGCAGTTCCACCCGGAAGTGACCCACACCAAGCAAGGTGGCCGTATCCTGTCGCGCTTCATCCTCGACATCTGCGAGTGCGAAGCCCTGTGGACCCCGTCGAAAATCGCGGAAGACGCCATCGCCCAGGTCCGTGCTCAAGTCGGCACCGACAACGTGCTGCTGGGCCTGTCCGGCGGTGTGGACTCCTCGGTGGTTGCCGCATTGCTGCACAAGGCCATTGGCGACCAACTGACCTGCGTCTTCGTCGACAACGGTCTGCTGCGCCTGCACGAAGGCGAGCAAGTGATGGCCATGTTCGCCGAGAACATGGGCGTCAAGGTGATCCGCGCCAACGCCGAAGAGCAGTTCCTGAACAACCTGGCCGGCGAGTCCGACCCGGAGAAGAAGCGCAAGATCATCGGCCGCACCTTCATCGACGTGTTCGATGCCGAATCCTGCAAGCTGGACAACATCAAGTACCTGGCCCAGGGCACCATCTACCCCGACGTGATCGAGTCCGCCGGCGCCAAGAGCGGCAAGGCCCACGTGATCAAGTCCCACCACAACGTTGGTGGCCTGCCGGAAGAGATGAACCTCAAGCTGGTCGAACCGCTGCGCGAACTGTTCAAGGACGAGGTGCGTCGCCTCGGCCTGGAGCTGGGCCTGCCTTACGACATGGTCTACCGCCACCCATTCCCAGGCCCAGGCCTGGGCGTGCGGATCCTCGGTGAAGTGAAGAAGGAATACGCCGACCTGCTGCGTCGTGCCGACCACATCTTCATCGAAGAACTGCGCAAGGCCGACTGGTACCACAAGGTCAGCCAGGCCTTCGTGGTGTTCCAACCAGTGAAATCCGTTGGTGTGGTTGGCGATGGCCGTCGTTACGCCTGGGTCGTGGCCCTGCGTGCCGTGGAAACCATCGACTTCATGACTGCGCGCTGGGCGCACCTGCCGTACGAGCTGCTGGAGACCGTTTCCGGGCGGATCATCAATGAGATTGAAGGCATCTCTCGCGTGACGTATGACGTGTCGAGCAAGCCGCCGGCGACGATTGAGTGGGAATGA
- the leuA gene encoding 2-isopropylmalate synthase → MSMLKDPSSKYRAFPTINLPDRTWPSKTITAAPIWCSSDLRDGNQSLIEPMDAVKKLRFWKTLVAVGVKEIEASFPAASQTDFDFVRTLIEEGHIPDDTTIQVLTQAREDLIARTFESLHGAKKAIVHLYNATSPSFRRIVFNQDKEGVKEIAVNAAKLFVKYAAQQPETQWQFEYSPETFSATELEFAKEVCDAVIEVWNPTPERKVILNLPATVEVATPNIYADQIEWFGRNITRRDSVIISLHTHNDRGTGVAATELGLMAGADRVEGCLFGNGERTGNVDLVTVALNLYTQGIDPELDFSDIDGVRKVVEECNQIPVHPRHPYVGDLVHTAFSGSHQDAIRKGFAQQKSDGLWEVPYLPIDPADIGRSYEAVIRVNSQSGKGGIAYLLEQEYGISLPRRMQIEFSQVVQRETDRLGLEMTAQQIHSLLQREYLQANTPYALVSHRLQEENGNSAVEVEVASKGQGETNLHWRGKGNGALEALVAGLPIPVEIMDYNEHAIGAGTNAKAAAYIELRVNGERAVHGVGIDENITTASFKALFSALNRSLSQPEAKAA, encoded by the coding sequence ATGAGCATGCTCAAAGACCCGTCTTCCAAATACCGCGCCTTCCCGACCATCAACCTGCCGGATCGCACCTGGCCGTCGAAGACCATCACCGCCGCGCCGATCTGGTGCAGTTCCGACCTGCGCGACGGCAACCAGTCGCTGATCGAGCCAATGGACGCGGTGAAAAAACTGCGCTTCTGGAAAACCCTGGTGGCCGTGGGCGTCAAGGAAATCGAAGCATCGTTCCCGGCGGCTTCGCAGACCGATTTCGACTTCGTGCGCACCCTCATCGAAGAAGGCCACATCCCGGACGACACCACCATCCAGGTGTTGACCCAGGCTCGTGAAGACCTGATCGCCCGTACCTTCGAATCCCTGCACGGGGCGAAAAAAGCCATCGTCCACCTGTACAACGCCACCAGCCCGTCGTTCCGCCGCATCGTGTTCAACCAGGACAAGGAAGGCGTGAAGGAAATCGCGGTGAACGCGGCCAAGCTGTTCGTCAAATACGCCGCGCAGCAGCCAGAAACCCAGTGGCAGTTCGAGTACTCGCCAGAAACCTTCAGCGCCACCGAGCTGGAGTTCGCCAAGGAAGTCTGCGACGCGGTGATCGAAGTGTGGAACCCGACGCCTGAGCGCAAGGTGATCCTCAACCTGCCGGCCACCGTGGAAGTCGCCACCCCGAACATCTACGCCGACCAGATTGAATGGTTCGGTCGCAACATCACCCGTCGTGACAGCGTGATCATCAGCCTGCACACCCACAACGACCGTGGCACTGGCGTCGCGGCCACCGAGCTGGGCCTGATGGCTGGCGCCGACCGTGTCGAAGGCTGCCTGTTCGGCAACGGCGAGCGCACCGGCAACGTCGACCTGGTGACCGTAGCACTGAACCTCTACACCCAGGGCATCGACCCTGAGCTGGATTTCTCCGACATCGACGGCGTGCGCAAAGTGGTCGAAGAGTGCAACCAGATCCCGGTGCACCCGCGTCATCCGTACGTGGGCGACCTGGTTCACACCGCGTTCTCCGGCTCGCACCAGGACGCCATCCGCAAAGGTTTCGCACAGCAGAAATCCGATGGGCTGTGGGAAGTGCCGTACCTGCCGATCGACCCGGCCGACATTGGCCGCAGCTACGAGGCAGTGATTCGGGTCAACAGCCAGTCCGGCAAGGGCGGTATCGCCTACCTGCTGGAGCAGGAGTACGGCATCAGCCTGCCGCGCCGCATGCAGATCGAATTCAGCCAGGTGGTACAGCGCGAGACCGATCGCCTGGGCCTGGAAATGACCGCCCAGCAGATCCACAGCCTGCTGCAACGCGAATACCTGCAAGCCAACACTCCGTACGCGCTGGTCAGCCATCGCCTGCAGGAAGAAAACGGCAACAGCGCCGTGGAAGTGGAAGTGGCCAGCAAGGGCCAGGGCGAAACCAACCTGCACTGGCGCGGCAAGGGCAACGGCGCACTGGAGGCGCTGGTGGCCGGGTTGCCGATTCCAGTGGAGATCATGGACTACAACGAACACGCCATCGGCGCCGGCACCAATGCCAAGGCTGCGGCGTATATCGAACTGCGGGTCAACGGTGAGCGTGCGGTGCACGGCGTAGGCATTGACGAAAACATCACCACCGCCAGCTTCAAGGCCCTGTTCAGCGCGCTGAACCGCTCGCTGAGCCAGCCGGAAGCCAAGGCGGCCTGA
- the xseA gene encoding exodeoxyribonuclease VII large subunit → MIKDPFARLGLDREVLTVSQLNGRARVLLEDVFSNIWVEGEISNLARPASGHVYFTLKDSGAQVRCALFRQNAARVRQALKDGLAVKVRGKVSLFEGRGDYQLILDTVEPAGDGALRLAFDALKEKLSAEGLFSAERKVPLPAHPQRIGIISSPTGAVIRDIISVFRRRAPQIALTLIPTAVQGREATAQIVRALKLADARGFDALILARGGGSLEDLWCFNEEAVARAVDACVTPIVSAVGHETDVSISDFVADVRAPTPSAAAELLAPDAGDLVRRVESLHRRLVMRMRDRLMRDQLRLEGLTRRLRHPGERLRQQAQRLDDLDMRMRRAFERSLNTRRERLIRLETRLAGQHPGRQLALLRQRLDSLAERLPRAMREGLKTRRVQLHNQMQTLHIVSPLATLGRGYSILLDERGQAIRSAGQTQTGQRLTAKLGEGELLVRVEDNHLTPVTLSLLD, encoded by the coding sequence ATGATTAAAGATCCCTTTGCCCGACTGGGCCTGGACCGCGAGGTCCTGACTGTCAGCCAGCTCAACGGCCGTGCTCGGGTGTTGCTCGAAGACGTATTCAGCAACATCTGGGTCGAGGGCGAGATCTCCAACCTCGCCCGTCCGGCTTCCGGCCACGTGTATTTCACCCTCAAGGACAGCGGCGCCCAGGTGCGTTGCGCGCTGTTCCGGCAGAACGCCGCACGGGTACGCCAGGCCTTGAAAGACGGGCTGGCGGTGAAGGTGCGCGGCAAGGTCTCGCTGTTCGAGGGCCGTGGCGACTACCAACTGATCCTCGACACCGTGGAGCCGGCCGGCGATGGCGCCCTGCGCCTGGCCTTCGATGCCCTGAAGGAAAAGCTCAGCGCCGAAGGCCTGTTCAGCGCCGAGCGCAAGGTGCCGCTACCGGCCCATCCGCAACGCATCGGCATCATCAGCTCGCCCACCGGCGCAGTGATCCGCGACATCATCAGCGTCTTCCGCCGCCGGGCACCGCAGATCGCCCTGACCCTGATTCCTACTGCCGTGCAGGGCCGCGAAGCCACCGCGCAAATCGTCCGCGCCCTGAAACTGGCCGATGCCCGGGGTTTCGATGCGCTCATCCTGGCCCGCGGCGGCGGTTCGCTGGAGGACTTGTGGTGCTTCAACGAAGAGGCCGTGGCCCGCGCGGTGGATGCCTGCGTCACGCCAATCGTCAGCGCCGTCGGCCATGAGACCGACGTGTCCATCAGCGATTTCGTCGCCGACGTGCGCGCCCCTACCCCGTCCGCCGCCGCCGAGCTACTGGCCCCGGATGCGGGCGATCTGGTACGTCGGGTCGAAAGCCTGCATCGCCGGCTAGTGATGCGCATGCGCGACCGTCTGATGCGCGATCAACTGCGCCTCGAAGGCCTCACCCGCCGCCTGCGTCATCCCGGTGAACGCCTGCGCCAGCAAGCCCAACGCCTCGACGACCTGGACATGCGCATGCGCCGGGCCTTCGAGCGCAGCCTCAATACCCGCCGCGAACGGCTGATCCGCCTGGAAACCCGCCTGGCCGGGCAACACCCGGGCCGGCAACTGGCATTGCTGCGCCAGCGCCTGGACAGCCTCGCTGAACGCCTACCCCGGGCCATGCGCGAAGGCCTGAAGACGCGCCGGGTACAATTGCACAACCAAATGCAGACGTTGCACATCGTCAGCCCCCTGGCGACCCTTGGCCGGGGCTACAGCATTTTGCTCGACGAACGCGGCCAGGCGATCCGCAGCGCCGGGCAAACCCAGACCGGCCAACGCCTGACCGCCAAGCTTGGCGAAGGCGAACTGCTGGTGCGGGTCGAAGACAATCACCTGACGCCGGTCACCCTTTCTTTACTGGATTGA
- a CDS encoding sugar ABC transporter ATPase — MNSQSIIVPKISTLPVHEPRARAIVRWLVRKNIVEEQLTTCGRTGNRMAHAIAPGARDVVMHPEALPFGEAINGLEIITKRCIYTPAKGFLEEAGCAECRKEIGEALFESLEDWMPARTDNFTCPECGHEDDINGFLFLQPCGFSNLGFIFNNWLEAGFKQAFLDEFADWLDQPVSWVKVEL, encoded by the coding sequence ATGAACTCGCAAAGCATCATCGTCCCGAAAATTTCCACCTTGCCAGTCCACGAGCCTCGGGCCCGGGCGATTGTGCGCTGGCTGGTGCGCAAGAATATCGTCGAAGAACAACTGACCACCTGCGGGCGCACCGGCAATCGCATGGCCCACGCCATCGCCCCTGGTGCCCGCGACGTGGTCATGCACCCCGAAGCCTTGCCGTTTGGCGAAGCGATCAATGGCCTGGAAATCATCACCAAGCGCTGCATCTACACCCCGGCCAAAGGCTTTCTGGAGGAAGCGGGTTGTGCCGAGTGCCGCAAGGAAATCGGCGAGGCGTTGTTCGAAAGCCTGGAAGACTGGATGCCGGCCCGCACCGACAACTTCACCTGCCCTGAATGTGGCCACGAAGACGACATCAATGGCTTTCTGTTCCTGCAGCCCTGCGGCTTCTCGAATTTGGGTTTCATTTTCAATAATTGGCTGGAGGCGGGGTTCAAGCAGGCGTTTCTGGATGAGTTCGCCGATTGGCTGGACCAGCCGGTGAGTTGGGTGAAGGTGGAACTATAG
- a CDS encoding sulfite exporter TauE/SafE family protein: MDFLSWLGQWAFAPTQWLVIGLAIALAYIVFGIAGFGTALVAGPILLLFMPLSKIVPLLVLLDFVAAFGNLLPSRRDVSRPELLRLLPCMAVGCTLGVIFLLSLKSDLLLLLMGLFISAYALYSLLIKRRPAQLSALWAFPMGTVGGMFGALFGSGGFLYAIYLNSRLPKEPARATQSALISCSTVVRLSLFAVAGVYAELPLLVLALCLLPAMALGLWVGRRLTMKMSREAFVRLVTWLVLASGLALIGRYLSA; encoded by the coding sequence ATGGATTTTCTGTCATGGTTAGGCCAATGGGCATTCGCGCCAACGCAATGGCTGGTGATCGGCCTGGCCATCGCTCTGGCCTACATCGTGTTCGGCATCGCCGGGTTTGGCACGGCGCTGGTGGCCGGGCCGATTCTGCTGCTGTTCATGCCGTTGTCGAAAATCGTGCCGCTTTTAGTGCTGCTGGATTTTGTCGCCGCCTTTGGCAATCTGCTGCCGTCGCGTCGGGACGTCTCCCGGCCGGAGTTGCTGCGGTTGCTGCCTTGCATGGCAGTAGGCTGCACCCTGGGGGTGATTTTCCTGCTCAGCCTCAAGTCCGACCTGTTGCTGTTGTTGATGGGGCTATTCATCAGCGCCTATGCGCTCTACAGCCTGTTGATAAAAAGGCGGCCGGCGCAGTTGTCGGCGCTATGGGCGTTCCCGATGGGCACGGTGGGCGGGATGTTCGGCGCATTGTTTGGCAGCGGCGGCTTTTTATATGCCATCTACCTGAACAGCCGCTTGCCCAAGGAACCGGCCCGTGCCACCCAAAGTGCGCTGATCAGTTGCAGTACCGTGGTGCGTCTGAGTCTGTTCGCCGTCGCGGGTGTGTATGCCGAGCTACCCTTGCTGGTACTGGCGCTGTGTTTGTTGCCGGCCATGGCGCTGGGGCTGTGGGTAGGGCGTCGCTTGACCATGAAGATGTCGCGAGAGGCGTTCGTGCGGTTGGTCACCTGGCTGGTGCTTGCCAGCGGCCTCGCATTGATCGGGCGCTACCTGAGTGCTTGA